In the genome of Candidatus Zixiibacteriota bacterium, one region contains:
- a CDS encoding VCBS repeat-containing protein, producing the protein MFVGLPTLEVPPSQGVADLSHDGYWDIVVVTPNVDGTEQSVVKVALGDGYGGMNRTDSLFISGIAHHVSLADINRDQQLDIMVVDGTNLELLLFWGDGSGIFSDPDVIPFDPESGITYALATADLDRDGQPDFVSGAVEEGVIILGFSELPDEEILEDEMVITGYDEVTLTLINPLGYELSLDFQTLAGGDAWQVDVDQDGTLDEQLVDYNLMLGEYEIYIDLEPGADPGGDILVSGGIRINGSQQMNIFNNYNDDMVKKATKLESNEPWFTFYYTVEEVSSMIPPNGQAINTNLPGFAWNRLIDPTGIEKYHFQLDPYYDFRSPLYDTDTVTKSYYIPESSLGSDSVFYWRVRSFDGSEWSYWSRTFAAYIAGTGCCEGLRGNVDNIGEVNIADLTYLVAYLFTGGPPPPCSPESNVDGITSESGGEIDIADLTQLVSYLFTGGSAPGVCW; encoded by the coding sequence ATGTTTGTTGGCCTACCAACGTTGGAGGTACCACCCTCCCAGGGTGTTGCTGACCTCAGCCACGATGGTTACTGGGATATAGTAGTAGTGACGCCGAATGTTGACGGTACTGAACAGTCGGTGGTGAAGGTTGCCCTTGGCGATGGATACGGCGGTATGAATCGTACCGACAGTCTGTTTATCTCCGGCATTGCTCATCATGTTAGTCTGGCCGATATCAACCGCGACCAGCAACTGGACATTATGGTGGTCGATGGCACGAACCTGGAGTTGTTGCTTTTCTGGGGTGACGGTAGCGGGATATTCAGTGATCCGGATGTGATTCCATTTGATCCTGAATCGGGGATTACCTATGCGTTGGCGACGGCTGATCTTGATCGTGACGGTCAGCCGGACTTTGTTTCCGGTGCGGTTGAAGAGGGAGTAATCATTCTTGGTTTTAGTGAGTTGCCGGACGAGGAGATTCTTGAGGACGAGATGGTCATCACCGGCTACGATGAAGTGACCCTGACGTTGATTAACCCGCTGGGATATGAATTATCGCTCGACTTCCAGACACTTGCCGGTGGTGATGCGTGGCAGGTTGATGTTGACCAGGATGGGACGCTCGATGAACAACTGGTGGACTACAATCTGATGTTGGGTGAATACGAGATTTACATTGATCTTGAACCTGGGGCTGATCCGGGAGGTGACATTTTGGTTTCGGGAGGGATTCGGATCAATGGTTCTCAGCAGATGAACATATTCAATAATTATAACGATGATATGGTGAAGAAGGCAACCAAGCTGGAGAGTAATGAACCGTGGTTTACGTTCTATTACACAGTCGAGGAAGTGTCATCGATGATACCGCCGAATGGTCAGGCGATTAATACCAACCTGCCAGGATTTGCGTGGAACCGCCTTATCGATCCGACCGGGATTGAGAAGTATCACTTCCAGCTTGATCCTTACTACGATTTCAGATCACCGCTATACGATACTGACACTGTCACGAAATCTTACTACATACCAGAGTCGAGTTTGGGCAGTGATTCGGTATTCTACTGGCGAGTTCGTAGTTTCGATGGTTCGGAGTGGTCATACTGGTCGCGAACCTTTGCGGCGTACATAGCAGGAACGGGTTGTTGTGAGGGTCTTCGCGGTAATGTCGATAATATCGGCGAAGTCAATATTGCTGACCTGACCTACCTGGTTGCCTATTTGTTCACTGGCGGACCGCCACCACCCTGTTCGCCTGAAAGCAATGTCGATGGAATAACTTCTGAATCTGGTGGAGAGATAGATATTGCTGATCTGACCCAACTGGTATCCTATCTGTTTACCGGGGGCAGCGCACCTGGTGTTTGTTGGTAG
- a CDS encoding M28 family peptidase — protein MSSHKQLGQTNSLMMLIFSAAALVFIVSAGAMADDLYQVTINSEADEGLLVETQAEAIIRLDNSYLVLADTEAAEALQNSTLEIQFVAAGHQRSRLALDGRIDEANLERYPLVFQKDQLRLYEVDLGALYAAGEMPELHPLREKPLRIFYKAARKARPRTDRTMMDLESLISLVSQDSLYSYDSVLQSYPPRLTGSTANYASRDWIAAKFSSFGYDSVVIDSFVASISGTPTECQNVLAYKIGTRFPNHQIIVGAHRDAVSGSPGADDNGSGTSGVLEMARILQDIETDMTFVFATFDAEEQGLHGSWHFADEAVANGDSIVYMFNMDMIGFQDNDAEVTVYHSSDVTYSQVYNDLSDSLLSLTGHLSGTSAQSDHYPFQQNGYDVTFIIEYIFSSVYHTYQDSTSWMSFPYMTKLVKSGLATCYYLNATEGPRPGLVFTYPGGLPELLSPLTPTTFEVVVTPTYGGTQVSGSGQLHYSVDGDAYTSIPMVETSPDHYDATLPVFVCYSRVDFYVTANEATEGTITDPAFGGSYQAVVADSTIVAIEDDFETDQGWSTEILGASSGYWQRGVPVNDPGWAYDPATDGDGSGQCYLTENQYGNSDVDEGAVRLTSPVFDMSAGNSTVEYDYFLNLTNTGGGVDHLLVEANDGTGWVEVTRHITSGGLNWRHNSITDADILGVGLSLTATMQIRFTVNDADPQSIVEAGIDGFSAVTYACEDNPDLDGDGVVNEEDNCPNDPNPGQEDGDEDGVGDICDNCPNDPNPGQEDSDEDGVGDICDNCPTNANTNQQNLDGDSYGDICDNCPNVDNEEQADSDSDNVGNVCDNCPDVSNEDQTNDDSDSFGNACDNCPDSANADQSDIDSDTVGDVCDNCPDSVNADQTDVDGDLIGDACDNCPDHPNPDQIDTDGDGVGDICCCSGDGIRGNVDGIITPSDGHIDIADLTYLVAYLFTGGSEPSCIDEANVDGITGDGGSIDIADLTYLVAYLFTSGQPPVACP, from the coding sequence ATGTCCAGTCACAAACAGCTCGGCCAAACAAATTCACTTATGATGCTCATCTTTTCAGCAGCCGCCCTAGTGTTCATTGTCAGTGCAGGCGCGATGGCTGACGATTTGTATCAAGTGACCATCAACAGCGAAGCCGACGAGGGTCTTCTGGTAGAAACTCAGGCCGAAGCAATCATCCGCCTGGATAACAGCTACTTGGTTCTTGCCGATACCGAAGCAGCTGAGGCTCTACAGAACTCGACCCTGGAAATTCAGTTTGTGGCTGCTGGCCACCAGAGGTCTCGCCTGGCTCTGGACGGTCGGATAGACGAGGCCAACCTTGAGCGCTATCCGTTGGTTTTTCAAAAGGACCAACTCAGGCTGTATGAGGTTGACCTGGGCGCTCTCTACGCCGCTGGCGAAATGCCTGAACTCCACCCTCTGCGCGAGAAGCCGCTGAGAATCTTCTACAAAGCAGCGCGCAAAGCCCGTCCTCGGACCGACCGTACTATGATGGACCTTGAATCCCTGATAAGTCTCGTAAGCCAGGATTCATTGTACTCTTATGACTCGGTGCTCCAATCCTATCCACCCCGGTTGACAGGATCGACAGCTAATTACGCCTCGCGCGATTGGATTGCTGCTAAGTTTTCCTCCTTTGGGTACGATTCGGTAGTTATCGACAGCTTCGTAGCCAGCATCAGCGGTACCCCCACCGAGTGTCAGAATGTCCTGGCCTACAAGATCGGAACGCGGTTCCCTAACCACCAGATCATCGTCGGCGCTCACCGCGACGCTGTGTCCGGATCGCCCGGGGCCGATGACAATGGTTCCGGTACATCCGGGGTGTTGGAAATGGCCCGCATCCTGCAGGATATCGAGACCGACATGACATTCGTTTTCGCTACTTTTGACGCTGAAGAACAGGGACTGCACGGCTCCTGGCATTTCGCCGATGAAGCGGTCGCCAATGGTGACAGTATTGTCTACATGTTTAACATGGACATGATCGGCTTCCAGGATAATGACGCCGAAGTAACCGTTTATCACAGCTCTGACGTTACCTACTCGCAAGTCTACAACGACCTGTCCGATTCCCTGTTGAGTCTTACGGGGCACCTATCGGGGACATCCGCGCAGTCGGATCACTACCCTTTCCAGCAGAACGGCTATGACGTGACCTTCATCATCGAGTACATCTTCTCCTCGGTTTACCACACTTACCAGGATAGTACATCTTGGATGAGCTTTCCGTACATGACAAAGCTGGTCAAGTCCGGCCTGGCCACGTGTTACTATCTCAACGCCACTGAAGGACCCCGTCCGGGGCTCGTCTTCACTTACCCGGGTGGTCTTCCAGAGCTCCTTTCGCCACTAACGCCCACGACCTTCGAAGTGGTCGTGACGCCGACTTATGGTGGAACGCAAGTCTCAGGTAGTGGACAACTGCACTATTCTGTGGACGGTGACGCTTACACTTCAATCCCCATGGTTGAAACCTCACCCGATCACTACGACGCCACCCTGCCGGTTTTCGTTTGCTACAGTCGCGTGGATTTCTATGTCACTGCCAACGAAGCCACGGAAGGGACCATTACGGACCCGGCCTTCGGGGGCAGCTATCAAGCTGTAGTGGCTGACAGCACCATCGTGGCGATAGAGGATGATTTCGAAACCGATCAAGGCTGGTCGACCGAGATTCTGGGTGCCAGTAGTGGTTACTGGCAACGCGGCGTACCGGTCAACGATCCCGGCTGGGCGTACGATCCCGCCACCGATGGCGACGGCAGCGGGCAGTGTTACCTGACCGAAAATCAGTACGGTAATTCCGATGTGGACGAAGGGGCTGTCAGGCTGACCTCGCCCGTTTTCGACATGTCGGCCGGCAACAGTACCGTTGAGTATGATTATTTCCTCAACCTGACCAATACAGGTGGTGGTGTGGACCATTTGCTGGTGGAGGCTAACGACGGTACGGGCTGGGTCGAGGTGACCCGCCATATTACCAGTGGCGGTCTTAACTGGCGACATAACAGCATCACCGACGCTGACATCCTCGGCGTGGGGCTGAGCCTCACGGCGACCATGCAGATAAGGTTCACGGTCAATGACGCCGACCCACAGAGTATTGTCGAAGCAGGTATAGATGGCTTCTCAGCCGTCACGTATGCCTGTGAAGACAACCCGGACCTTGATGGAGACGGGGTCGTCAATGAGGAAGACAATTGTCCCAATGATCCTAATCCGGGACAAGAAGATGGTGACGAAGACGGTGTGGGCGACATTTGTGACAATTGCCCCAACGATCCCAATCCGGGACAAGAAGATAGTGACGAAGACGGCGTGGGCGACATTTGTGACAATTGCCCTACAAATGCGAATACTAATCAACAAAATTTAGACGGCGATAGCTACGGCGACATTTGCGATAACTGCCCCAATGTTGACAATGAAGAACAGGCCGATAGTGATAGTGACAATGTGGGTAATGTTTGCGACAATTGTCCGGATGTATCTAATGAAGACCAAACCAATGACGATAGTGATTCATTTGGGAATGCTTGCGATAACTGTCCGGACTCAGCCAATGCTGATCAGTCTGATATAGACAGCGACACAGTAGGTGATGTTTGTGATAACTGTCCGGACTCAGTCAATGCTGATCAGACTGACGTAGATGGTGACCTTATTGGTGACGCATGCGACAACTGCCCGGATCATCCTAACCCGGACCAGATCGATACCGATGGCGACGGAGTTGGAGATATATGCTGCTGTAGCGGTGACGGGATTCGGGGTAATGTTGATGGCATCATCACCCCTTCGGACGGACACATTGATATAGCCGACCTGACCTACCTCGTAGCCTATCTGTTCACCGGAGGGTCGGAACCGTCGTGTATCGACGAGGCCAATGTTGATGGCATAACAGGTGACGGAGGTTCGATAGATATAGCCGACTTGACTTATCTGGTGGCATACCTATTCACCAGTGGACAACCACCAGTGGCCTGCCCGTAG
- a CDS encoding dockerin type I repeat-containing protein, with amino-acid sequence MKKLLTNQQGRVRVIYPIALVLLILLAGGALTALDEAIGSKGTEAATVNKDAPLSQYLTPVKRPLPVFGQTAQRTEKQPDGMSCSLSGAVGPGNTVYCDEPFMFIINMFNSTGDVVAGMSNGFEVYSKAGASWTPITYDSAGGLDNYFNLGVFTGGFGIDGSGADTCYIGGVAMTGGVPNGYDDVVLTVSTQVSCAHDGDTLCIDSAFFPPSGTWLWNLVSIGSHYPQWDGPHCFEIDERPQGPTEITLDHVEGLNPMGRIVAGQDIKFVFAGSNNSGFPINGSSNGFRIYSPDGASWAPAYGDTSGMDADWFPTFYDLGFWIDHHSCTGSGEDTVGFAGAKMMSGTGIPNGWDGTIWWIGTEVFSADSGKHLCVDSAFYPPSGTWLWAHSGGSILPDWDGPHCFEIIPGAPPPVLGKVRHAYSFTPKKDDPVGSMWHELWPTYCRDWQITDWRDNGSGVLDYCDYVEFTEQATGNVSWEHIEEVTQTLELERLSPPQYPIYMDLIDPEELGGEPECYWQGWAAVDPAYYWRAPHPDYGIEMYTQRFTTTQPEELVSAEVYIFDDGSGLCGNDDIYLTVYIDDGSGFPGTQVDQAVIPGGTYPFYPAPTTVNFSTDLIINGEFHIAFSSSGTDGDYECILSDDETTGHLRSSCPYDGTWYTISDLFGVDVDLLISVYLCDPESGYNPVGTYWHEVYPEYCVVHRLEWWEDNGNGYLDSCDYIGMSSEEGSVSYHITDNKPDIISQPVPPWIPDDPPGPGEPPPLPPFQWEFDEVIGNFVPGGQDPTGTEWMELYPNHGEAWDLERWMDNGDGILGHDDTVLFVDPHAKNCFIWKWIWEVTPTLKLANGVDTFYFDYQCGNFMVAPLYSPLYTYWYQVWPNIGYRWRVVDWIDNGNGYVDYCDWLVFEVLNGPNAGDLIELHVESYKTDFITQIIPGPPLDTCDWYKPQYVDFAPQGIPDFDQKQLDWQCPDDSTVWTWCGPAAVANCLWWFDSKFESSPVDPRPFFPITGLNDNYPLVESYAVIWDDHDIMNVQPFIEDLQSYMQTCDYIYHGTHIDSLVSGTRQYIASKGLSWAYRDTLVEGPTYEYIVEQLVECQDVILLFGFYEKIGTDYTRLGGHYTTTAGYCTHSRQLCISDPWFDALEGEPPAGSVHASTIHNNADNISGPHSQIQHDPYHITPIAIPGYPRPVEEVYYYPVGSADIANFLDCNLPADGAYTGLGELITTIEYAYVICPDTLKPFNWEYHYQGIDDPLFDTCVGGDLTVWGTVDCDTSGHDPLFEGYAAKCHTYRGSVPTWANDVLMRFAWHCWCDNVDWIKIAAPAWVGDRWVLQHLRNWASCAEIPISIEIPVIGDPYGIVTNIYYVVDLVVWLAHPNPLRELQEEYLIVDGLCPDLPGYLIGTTPIVFDSAASKSESPFQTTPFTGTLYLDGDLTMTENTSCCIGIRGNVDNDELDEINIADLTYLVAYLFTGGPTPLCLEEADIDGNGEINIGDLTYLVSYLFTGGPPPMPCS; translated from the coding sequence GTGAAAAAACTTCTAACAAATCAACAAGGGCGCGTTAGGGTGATCTACCCGATTGCACTGGTGCTTTTGATCCTGCTCGCGGGTGGGGCGCTGACGGCTCTTGACGAGGCGATCGGTTCCAAAGGAACCGAAGCGGCTACGGTCAATAAAGACGCACCGCTGAGTCAGTATTTAACACCCGTTAAGAGACCTCTGCCCGTATTCGGACAGACTGCTCAACGGACTGAGAAACAACCAGACGGTATGTCTTGTTCTCTTTCCGGGGCGGTAGGACCGGGTAATACGGTTTACTGTGATGAGCCGTTCATGTTCATCATCAACATGTTTAACTCCACCGGCGATGTCGTGGCAGGTATGTCCAATGGCTTCGAAGTCTATTCCAAAGCAGGAGCAAGCTGGACGCCAATCACATATGACAGTGCCGGTGGTCTGGATAATTATTTTAATTTGGGCGTCTTTACTGGCGGCTTCGGTATTGACGGTTCCGGGGCTGATACCTGCTATATTGGCGGGGTTGCAATGACGGGGGGCGTGCCCAATGGCTATGATGACGTCGTGCTGACGGTTTCCACCCAGGTGAGTTGCGCGCACGATGGTGATACGCTTTGTATTGATTCGGCTTTCTTTCCACCTTCAGGAACCTGGCTCTGGAATCTTGTATCAATAGGATCCCACTACCCTCAATGGGATGGTCCACACTGCTTTGAGATTGATGAACGTCCCCAGGGACCAACGGAGATCACTCTGGATCATGTCGAGGGATTAAACCCTATGGGTCGCATTGTGGCCGGTCAGGATATCAAATTCGTTTTTGCGGGGAGCAACAACAGCGGCTTTCCAATAAATGGCAGTTCCAATGGATTTAGGATATATTCCCCTGACGGCGCAAGTTGGGCACCAGCCTACGGTGACACGTCCGGAATGGACGCCGACTGGTTCCCCACATTCTATGATCTCGGTTTCTGGATCGATCACCATAGCTGCACCGGTTCCGGAGAGGATACGGTTGGATTTGCGGGAGCCAAGATGATGTCCGGGACCGGTATACCAAATGGCTGGGATGGTACTATCTGGTGGATTGGCACAGAAGTATTTTCTGCTGATTCCGGCAAGCATCTGTGTGTGGATTCGGCCTTTTATCCCCCTAGTGGGACCTGGCTCTGGGCACACTCTGGTGGCAGTATACTACCTGACTGGGATGGTCCGCACTGTTTTGAGATCATTCCCGGAGCACCTCCGCCCGTTCTGGGTAAGGTAAGACACGCATACAGCTTCACCCCGAAGAAGGATGATCCAGTGGGTTCTATGTGGCATGAGCTATGGCCCACGTATTGCCGCGACTGGCAGATCACAGACTGGCGGGATAACGGATCCGGTGTTTTAGATTACTGTGACTATGTTGAATTCACTGAGCAAGCAACCGGCAATGTGTCCTGGGAACACATCGAAGAAGTAACACAAACACTCGAGCTGGAGCGGTTGTCACCGCCCCAGTATCCCATATATATGGATCTGATTGATCCTGAAGAGCTTGGTGGAGAGCCCGAATGTTACTGGCAGGGATGGGCTGCTGTGGACCCAGCCTATTATTGGAGGGCGCCTCATCCGGACTACGGTATAGAGATGTATACCCAGCGTTTCACTACAACGCAACCGGAGGAACTCGTTTCGGCAGAAGTGTATATCTTTGATGACGGCTCCGGTCTCTGTGGCAATGACGATATCTACTTGACGGTTTATATCGATGATGGGAGCGGTTTCCCTGGTACACAGGTTGATCAGGCAGTGATACCGGGGGGAACATATCCATTCTACCCGGCTCCTACCACTGTCAATTTCTCGACCGACCTGATCATTAATGGTGAGTTCCATATTGCTTTTTCTAGTAGTGGTACGGACGGAGACTACGAGTGCATCCTCTCAGACGATGAAACTACCGGCCACCTCCGCTCATCATGTCCGTATGATGGTACTTGGTATACCATATCTGATCTTTTTGGAGTTGATGTCGATTTACTCATATCGGTATATCTGTGTGATCCTGAATCTGGATACAATCCGGTCGGAACGTACTGGCATGAGGTGTATCCCGAGTACTGTGTGGTCCACCGGCTTGAGTGGTGGGAGGACAACGGTAACGGCTATTTGGATTCCTGTGACTACATCGGGATGTCTTCGGAAGAAGGCTCGGTTTCGTACCATATCACGGATAACAAACCAGACATCATATCCCAACCGGTACCGCCATGGATTCCGGATGATCCTCCTGGACCGGGTGAACCTCCTCCTCTTCCTCCGTTCCAGTGGGAGTTTGATGAAGTTATTGGAAACTTTGTACCTGGCGGCCAGGATCCAACAGGTACGGAGTGGATGGAGCTGTATCCTAACCACGGCGAAGCCTGGGATCTTGAGAGATGGATGGATAACGGTGACGGCATTCTGGGACATGATGATACTGTCCTGTTCGTGGATCCTCACGCGAAGAACTGCTTCATCTGGAAGTGGATCTGGGAGGTTACACCTACGCTCAAGCTGGCCAATGGTGTCGATACGTTCTATTTTGACTACCAGTGTGGCAACTTCATGGTGGCACCTCTGTATTCCCCGCTATATACCTACTGGTACCAGGTTTGGCCGAATATCGGCTACAGGTGGCGCGTTGTTGATTGGATAGACAACGGTAATGGGTATGTTGATTACTGCGATTGGCTCGTATTCGAAGTACTCAACGGACCAAATGCCGGGGATCTCATTGAACTTCATGTGGAATCGTACAAAACGGATTTTATTACCCAAATAATTCCAGGCCCACCATTGGATACGTGTGATTGGTACAAACCTCAGTATGTCGATTTCGCTCCACAGGGTATTCCTGATTTCGATCAGAAACAGTTAGATTGGCAGTGTCCTGACGATTCCACTGTCTGGACCTGGTGTGGCCCAGCAGCAGTGGCGAACTGTCTGTGGTGGTTTGATTCCAAGTTCGAATCGTCACCAGTTGATCCACGTCCATTCTTTCCCATCACGGGCCTGAACGACAACTATCCACTCGTGGAGTCATACGCTGTTATCTGGGACGATCATGACATTATGAATGTCCAGCCTTTCATAGAAGACCTGCAATCTTATATGCAGACCTGCGATTATATCTACCACGGTACCCATATTGATTCCCTGGTATCAGGCACCAGACAGTACATTGCCTCCAAGGGATTGTCATGGGCCTACAGGGATACACTGGTCGAAGGTCCCACGTACGAGTACATTGTGGAACAGCTAGTGGAATGTCAGGATGTTATTCTGCTGTTCGGTTTCTATGAGAAGATTGGCACCGATTATACACGTCTCGGAGGTCACTACACTACGACAGCAGGCTACTGTACTCATAGTCGACAGCTCTGTATCTCCGATCCGTGGTTTGATGCGCTGGAAGGTGAGCCGCCCGCTGGCTCGGTTCATGCCTCTACGATTCATAACAATGCCGACAATATCAGCGGTCCGCATTCGCAGATCCAGCATGATCCATACCATATCACACCGATCGCGATTCCTGGGTATCCGCGCCCGGTTGAGGAAGTGTACTACTATCCCGTCGGCTCAGCGGATATCGCCAACTTCCTGGACTGCAACCTACCGGCTGACGGCGCATATACTGGCTTGGGTGAACTCATAACAACCATTGAGTACGCGTATGTCATTTGCCCTGACACTCTGAAGCCGTTCAACTGGGAGTATCACTATCAGGGTATTGACGATCCTCTGTTTGATACTTGTGTTGGTGGTGACTTGACTGTCTGGGGTACCGTGGACTGTGACACCAGTGGACACGATCCGTTGTTTGAGGGTTATGCCGCTAAGTGTCACACGTACCGGGGATCGGTGCCAACCTGGGCGAATGATGTTCTGATGCGCTTCGCCTGGCATTGCTGGTGCGACAACGTTGACTGGATCAAGATCGCCGCGCCTGCCTGGGTAGGTGACCGATGGGTCCTGCAACATCTACGGAATTGGGCCAGCTGCGCCGAGATTCCGATATCCATCGAAATCCCGGTGATTGGCGATCCGTATGGAATTGTTACTAACATCTACTATGTTGTCGATCTCGTAGTATGGTTGGCCCACCCTAATCCATTACGGGAATTACAGGAAGAATATTTAATCGTCGATGGTCTGTGTCCTGATCTGCCGGGTTACCTGATTGGGACAACACCAATCGTGTTCGATTCTGCGGCAAGCAAGAGTGAGAGCCCATTCCAGACAACACCGTTCACTGGCACTCTCTATCTTGACGGTGATCTGACTATGACTGAAAATACTTCCTGCTGTATTGGAATCCGCGGCAATGTTGACAACGATGAACTCGATGAAATCAATATTGCTGATCTGACCTACCTTGTGGCCTATCTGTTCACTGGTGGTCCTACGCCACTATGCTTGGAAGAAGCTGACATAGACGGCAATGGCGAGATCAATATAGGTGATCTGACCTATCTGGTTTCGTACTTGTTCACTGGTGGTCCGCCACCGATGCCGTGTTCTTAG
- a CDS encoding NADH-quinone oxidoreductase subunit N, translated as MIDYTSAGIDFGLIAPEIALLVAAFVILLTSSIRGISGFSSLIALAGLATALVLSGQQWGHQASGFFGMISCDNFGIAFKIIFSATSILVILLGQRFLVVKGIDRPEFSALVLISTMGMMVMANTTDLVVMFIGLEIMSVPLYVLAGFARRSLRSNEASIKYFLMGAFASAFLLMGIAFIYGASGTTELRRLVADFSFIMSRHSTYVYAGAAMILVGFGFKVAAVPFHSWVPDVYEGAPTPVTAFFSVAPKAAGFAVMLRIFLFGLEELALMSDLFWILAVVTMTVGNVLALRQENIKRMLAYSSIAHAGYIMIVLAVGGPDAVSAAVFYLVAYASCNLGGFAVVTLLETRSGCRSKFSELPGLAAAHPYLAAMLALFMLGLAGFPPTVGFFGKFFLFSAAVKAGFIWLAVIGVMNSFISVYYYLRVVKAAYFEKPEDTFIPVSYSPAIIIVLIITSAATLGLGLFPQQLVEFTRAAFFAFL; from the coding sequence ATGATAGATTACACGTCCGCAGGAATAGACTTTGGGCTTATTGCCCCCGAGATTGCGTTGCTGGTAGCAGCGTTTGTGATTCTCCTGACTAGCAGTATCAGGGGGATTAGTGGTTTCTCATCATTAATAGCCCTGGCCGGTTTGGCTACGGCTTTGGTACTGAGTGGACAACAATGGGGACACCAGGCTTCAGGCTTCTTCGGTATGATCTCGTGTGATAACTTCGGTATCGCATTCAAGATCATTTTCTCGGCAACTTCGATTCTGGTCATCCTGCTGGGACAACGTTTCCTGGTTGTTAAAGGGATAGATCGACCGGAGTTTAGTGCGTTGGTGTTGATCTCCACTATGGGGATGATGGTTATGGCCAACACTACTGATTTGGTAGTGATGTTCATCGGTCTTGAGATCATGTCGGTACCTTTATACGTTCTGGCCGGGTTCGCTCGGCGGTCGCTACGATCCAACGAAGCGTCTATTAAATATTTCCTGATGGGAGCTTTTGCCAGCGCCTTCTTATTGATGGGTATCGCTTTCATCTACGGCGCTTCGGGAACCACCGAGCTACGGCGTCTGGTCGCTGACTTCAGTTTCATTATGAGTCGTCACAGCACCTATGTCTATGCCGGAGCGGCTATGATTCTGGTCGGGTTCGGTTTCAAGGTGGCGGCGGTTCCTTTCCATAGTTGGGTGCCGGATGTATACGAAGGTGCTCCGACACCGGTGACGGCCTTCTTCTCGGTAGCTCCCAAAGCGGCCGGATTCGCGGTTATGCTCCGTATCTTCCTGTTCGGACTTGAAGAGTTGGCTCTAATGTCCGACCTGTTCTGGATTCTGGCGGTGGTCACTATGACGGTCGGCAACGTCCTGGCCTTGCGTCAGGAAAACATCAAACGCATGTTGGCCTACTCGTCGATTGCTCATGCCGGGTACATAATGATAGTGCTCGCAGTTGGAGGTCCCGATGCGGTTTCAGCGGCGGTCTTCTATCTGGTAGCCTATGCTTCCTGTAATCTTGGTGGTTTCGCTGTTGTGACTCTGTTGGAAACGCGTTCAGGATGCCGGTCGAAGTTCTCCGAACTACCCGGACTGGCGGCTGCCCATCCGTATCTAGCGGCGATGCTGGCGTTGTTTATGCTGGGGCTGGCTGGTTTCCCACCTACGGTAGGTTTTTTCGGTAAGTTCTTCCTATTCTCGGCAGCGGTCAAAGCGGGCTTCATTTGGCTGGCTGTGATTGGTGTCATGAATTCGTTCATCTCCGTCTATTATTATCTGCGGGTAGTGAAGGCGGCGTATTTTGAGAAACCCGAGGATACCTTTATACCGGTTTCGTATTCTCCTGCTATCATCATCGTACTGATTATTACTTCAGCCGCCACGCTGGGACTGGGTCTTTTCCCGCAGCAGTTGGTGGAGTTTACGCGCGCCGCTTTCTTTGCATTCTTGTAG